The Streptococcus parasanguinis genomic sequence TCGACGGCTCAGACGGTGTGCTTCGTTTCAAACAAAACTTCAACGGCTACATCGTCCGTAAGATGGGGACCTTCCGTTATTACCCAAGTCCTCTGAAATACAAACTGATTTCTCTCATTAAGAAACTATTAGGACGTTCCTAACTCAAAAGACCAGCTTTGAAGCTGGTCTTTTCTACTATAAAAAAGACAAAAAAGACGAGAAATCTCTCGCCTTTTAGATGTTATTATTTAACGAAGTCAAGCAATGCCAAGAAGCTTTCTGGATCAAGTGATGCACCACCCACAAGAGCTCCATCAACGTCTGGACAAGCCATGTATTCAGCAACGTTTTCAGGTTTCACTGAACCACCGTATTGAACACGTACTTTGTCAGCCACTTCTTGACCAAAGTCAGCAGCTACAACGTCACGAACAACTTTACACATTTTTTGTGCGTCGTCTTGTGAAGCTGATTTACCAGTACCGATCGCCCAGATTGGTTCGTATGCGATTACTGTTGAAGCGACTTGTTCTGCAGTCAATCCAGCAAGAGCAGCTGAAACTTGAGCACCTACGAATTCTGCTGCTTTACCAGCTTCGTAAGTTTCAAGGCTTTCACCACAACAGATGATTGGAAGCATACCATTCGCAAAGATTGCTTTAGCTTTTTTGTTGATATCTTCATCAGTTTCGTGGAAGTAGTCACGACGTTCTGAGTGACCGATAACAACGTAGTCAGTACCGATTTCTTTCAAAACTTGTGGGCTAGTTTCACCTGTGAAGGCACCAGCATTTTCAAAGTAAGTGTTTTGGGCAGCAACTTTAAGGTTTGAACCTTTAGCAGCAGCAAGAACAGTTGTCAAGTCAACTGCAGGAGCTGCGATACCAGCTTCAACAAGGTCAGCTGAAGGAAGTTTTGATGCTACAGCTTCAACGAATGCTTTTGCTTCTTCTGGATTTTTGTTCATTTTCCAGTTACCAGCGATAAATGGTTTACGTGACATTTCACATACCTCTTTTTTCTAATTTTATACTATCTATTTTACCATAATTTTCGTCATAATGAAAGGTTGCACAAGCTCATTTTACTTTTTACCAAAATAAAAACCCCGTCTTCACGGGGTTTTCTGTCTGTCTATATAATTGTTAATCTGGGAACTAGATCGAATTAAGCTTCGATTTCAGTAACCATACCTGAACCAACAGTACGTCCACCTTCACGGATTGAGAATGTAGTACCTTGTTCAACGGCGATTGGGTGGATCAACTCAACGTCGATAGTCACGTTATCACCAGGCATTACCATTTCAGTTCCAGCTGGAAGTTCGATAGATCCAGTTACGTCAGTTGTACGGAAGTAGAACTGTGGACGGTAGTTGTTGAAGAATGGAGTATGACGTCCACCTTCTTCTTTAGTAAGGATGTAAACTTCACCTTTGAATTTAGTGTGTGGGTTGATTGAACCTGGTTTAGCGATAACTTGTCCACGTTCGATTTCATCACGTTGGATA encodes the following:
- the tpiA gene encoding triose-phosphate isomerase translates to MSRKPFIAGNWKMNKNPEEAKAFVEAVASKLPSADLVEAGIAAPAVDLTTVLAAAKGSNLKVAAQNTYFENAGAFTGETSPQVLKEIGTDYVVIGHSERRDYFHETDEDINKKAKAIFANGMLPIICCGESLETYEAGKAAEFVGAQVSAALAGLTAEQVASTVIAYEPIWAIGTGKSASQDDAQKMCKVVRDVVAADFGQEVADKVRVQYGGSVKPENVAEYMACPDVDGALVGGASLDPESFLALLDFVK